One stretch of Niallia sp. XMNu-256 DNA includes these proteins:
- a CDS encoding fumarate hydratase codes for MNIEKFQESMYKLIVETSTQLPKDVRRAIKAAKENESFGTRSAMALGTITNNIKMADDNVSPICQDTGLPTFKIKTPVGVNQIQLKEAIYQAIAEATKNGKLRPNSVDSLTGENSGDNLGGGTPVIKFEQWEKDNIDVRLILKGGGCENKNIQYSLPCELEGLGRAGRDLDGIRKCIMHSVYQAQGQGCSAGFIGVGIGGDRSSGYDLAKEQLFRSVEDVNPNEDLRNLEEYVMENANKLGIGTMGFGGETTLLGCKVGVMNRIPASFFVSVAYNCWAFRRLGVSVDANTGTIKEWMYQEGEKIEFTEEQAQKETAATSETSVNVVELQAPITEEQIRQLKVGDVVKITGRMYTGRDAIHKYLSENDSPVDLNGQIIYHCGPVMLKDDDDKWHVKAAGPTTSIREEPYQGDIMKRFGIRAVIGKGGMGPKTLAALEEHGGVYLNAIGGAAQYYADCIKSVDGVDLMQFGIPEAMWHLTVEGFTAVVTMDSHGNSLHKDVDKSSLEKLAQFKDPVFK; via the coding sequence ATGAACATTGAAAAATTTCAAGAAAGTATGTACAAGTTGATAGTAGAAACGTCCACACAACTGCCAAAAGATGTACGGAGAGCGATTAAAGCAGCAAAGGAAAACGAGAGCTTTGGCACAAGATCTGCGATGGCACTTGGAACAATAACGAATAATATTAAAATGGCAGATGACAATGTATCTCCCATTTGCCAAGATACGGGTCTTCCAACGTTTAAAATTAAAACACCAGTTGGGGTGAACCAAATCCAATTAAAAGAAGCGATCTATCAAGCAATCGCTGAAGCAACGAAAAATGGGAAGTTGCGACCGAATTCTGTAGATTCGTTAACAGGGGAAAATAGCGGAGATAACCTTGGTGGGGGTACACCGGTTATTAAATTTGAACAATGGGAAAAAGACAATATTGACGTTCGATTAATACTAAAAGGTGGCGGTTGTGAGAATAAAAATATTCAATATAGTCTTCCTTGTGAACTAGAAGGACTAGGTCGTGCAGGTCGTGATCTTGATGGAATACGTAAATGTATTATGCACTCGGTATACCAAGCCCAGGGACAAGGGTGTTCAGCTGGCTTTATTGGGGTGGGGATCGGCGGGGATCGTTCCTCTGGTTATGATTTAGCAAAAGAACAGCTTTTCCGTTCCGTCGAAGATGTGAATCCGAACGAAGACTTGCGTAATTTAGAAGAATATGTCATGGAAAATGCCAATAAATTAGGAATTGGGACAATGGGTTTTGGTGGGGAAACGACTCTACTCGGCTGTAAAGTTGGAGTAATGAATCGAATTCCAGCGAGCTTCTTTGTTTCTGTCGCCTATAATTGCTGGGCATTCCGTCGTCTAGGTGTTTCTGTCGATGCGAATACAGGTACGATTAAAGAATGGATGTACCAAGAAGGCGAAAAGATTGAATTTACCGAAGAACAAGCGCAAAAGGAAACAGCTGCAACCTCTGAAACGTCTGTGAATGTGGTTGAATTGCAAGCTCCAATTACAGAAGAACAAATCCGGCAATTAAAAGTAGGAGACGTTGTGAAGATCACTGGAAGAATGTATACAGGCCGTGATGCGATCCATAAATATTTATCTGAAAATGACTCCCCAGTAGACTTAAATGGACAAATTATTTATCACTGTGGCCCTGTTATGTTAAAGGATGATGACGACAAATGGCATGTTAAAGCTGCCGGCCCAACGACAAGTATACGTGAAGAGCCTTATCAAGGGGATATTATGAAGCGATTTGGCATTCGTGCTGTGATTGGAAAAGGCGGGATGGGCCCGAAAACTTTAGCAGCTCTCGAAGAACATGGCGGAGTTTACTTGAATGCGATTGGCGGAGCAGCCCAATATTATGCGGATTGCATCAAATCAGTCGATGGTGTTGATTTAATGCAGTTTGGTATTCCAGAAGCAATGTGGCATTTAACAGTAGAGGGATTTACAGCAGTTGTGACTATGGATTCTCATGGCAATAGTCTTCACAAAGATGTTGATAAATCTTCTCTGGAAAAATTAGCTCAATTTAAAGATCCTGTTTTTAAATAA
- the pdaA gene encoding delta-lactam-biosynthetic de-N-acetylase, with amino-acid sequence MVIIGLLFLLTSSFALAETFSNQPIHWGIKRATDEIPPDAGQAWNGILKKHGAFYKGDPNKKDIYLTFDNGYENGYTAQILEVLKKEKVPATFFITGHYLETAPELVKRMAKEGHIVGNHSWSHPDLTQVNDEKVVEELEKVRKSTEELTGIKKMKYLRPPRGIFSERTMAIAKQQGYTHAFWSLAYVDWNTDQQKGAQYAYDNIMSRIHPGAILLLHTVSKDNADALESVIKDLKKEGYTFKSLDDLEMK; translated from the coding sequence ATGGTGATTATAGGGTTGTTATTTTTATTAACAAGTTCTTTTGCTTTAGCAGAAACCTTCTCCAATCAACCGATTCATTGGGGAATCAAGCGAGCAACAGATGAAATTCCTCCCGATGCTGGACAAGCTTGGAATGGGATACTGAAGAAACATGGGGCCTTCTACAAAGGAGATCCTAATAAGAAAGACATTTATTTAACTTTTGACAATGGGTATGAGAATGGATATACCGCACAAATTTTAGAGGTATTAAAAAAAGAAAAGGTACCTGCAACCTTCTTTATCACGGGCCATTACTTAGAAACCGCACCTGAATTAGTGAAACGGATGGCTAAAGAGGGACACATTGTGGGGAATCATTCGTGGAGTCACCCTGATTTAACGCAAGTAAATGATGAAAAAGTAGTTGAAGAACTTGAAAAGGTCCGTAAAAGTACAGAAGAGCTCACAGGAATCAAAAAAATGAAGTATTTGCGACCACCGCGAGGGATTTTTAGTGAACGAACAATGGCGATTGCCAAACAACAGGGGTATACACATGCTTTTTGGTCCTTAGCGTATGTTGATTGGAATACAGATCAACAAAAAGGTGCTCAATATGCATATGATAATATTATGTCGCGTATTCATCCTGGGGCAATCCTTCTGTTACATACAGTTTCTAAAGACAATGCTGACGCTCTAGAAAGTGTAATCAAAGATTTGAAAAAGGAAGGTTATACATTTAAAAGTCTAGATGATCTAGAAATGAAATAG
- a CDS encoding DUF2187 family protein: MEEKKLANTGDKVIFHRKGREFVGEVVKVKEESVLVSVNQNDAKVMNIETPITVVSHKKYQLV, from the coding sequence ATGGAAGAAAAAAAACTAGCTAATACGGGGGATAAAGTAATTTTTCACCGGAAAGGAAGAGAGTTTGTAGGGGAAGTGGTGAAAGTAAAAGAAGAAAGTGTCTTAGTATCAGTTAACCAAAATGACGCTAAAGTTATGAATATTGAAACCCCAATTACCGTCGTATCTCATAAAAAATATCAACTTGTTTAA
- a CDS encoding TetR/AcrR family transcriptional regulator yields the protein MSDHENKHLVGTYPYIPKQERAQQKRKSLLESGLQLFIHHGYEHTTAKEIALHAGVATGTFYRYFSDKRQLLLSLLEDKLEHLLPPEPNWIHSNPEVLAKLLAQHYEQIEGFQLFRVLPELVIRDLELAHVLDELRLNWHNRIFIGLQNAKQQGLTWDDLDLNLVAWSILVLLENIPKYQHGKDQVDYYELAKVICRLVFPPEDHE from the coding sequence ATGTCTGATCATGAAAATAAGCACTTGGTTGGAACATATCCATATATCCCAAAACAGGAAAGAGCGCAGCAAAAACGGAAATCCTTGCTTGAAAGTGGATTGCAATTATTTATTCATCATGGATACGAACATACAACAGCGAAGGAAATTGCCTTACATGCAGGTGTGGCAACGGGAACCTTTTATCGGTACTTTTCAGATAAACGTCAACTGCTCCTTTCTCTATTGGAAGATAAATTAGAGCACTTATTGCCGCCTGAACCAAATTGGATTCATTCAAACCCAGAAGTACTAGCAAAGCTTCTAGCACAACACTATGAACAAATTGAGGGATTCCAATTGTTTCGCGTATTACCTGAGTTAGTCATTAGAGATCTAGAATTAGCGCATGTATTAGATGAATTAAGGCTAAACTGGCATAACCGAATTTTTATTGGCCTGCAAAACGCGAAGCAACAAGGTTTAACATGGGATGATCTTGATCTTAATTTGGTGGCTTGGTCGATATTGGTTTTATTAGAAAATATCCCTAAATACCAGCATGGAAAGGATCAAGTAGATTACTATGAATTAGCAAAGGTAATTTGCCGTTTAGTCTTTCCGCCAGAGGACCATGAATGA
- a CDS encoding DNA-3-methyladenine glycosylase, producing the protein MKTIQINGPYNFDFVLDRLTRDPLHIVNLQERMVKVPLNFNETPHVAVVRAIETTENPTFEITGTNDHGIAKLNKIFQWETDLNEIYCHFQHTTLKSIFQAHYGTALVLEFSPYRCLLKCIIHQQLNTSFAHTLTERFVKKYGYEIDNVWFYPSPDQVANLTVDELRELQFSGRKAEYVIGIGEKVSEGELDFDTMENQSEQDIYNELIKIRGVGPWTVQNFLMFGLGRPNLFPMADIGIQNALKRHFELDEKPSKADMEEYKKDWEPYLSYASLYLWRSIEKE; encoded by the coding sequence TTGAAAACGATACAAATTAATGGACCCTACAATTTTGACTTTGTCTTAGATCGACTTACCCGTGATCCACTTCATATTGTAAATCTTCAAGAGAGGATGGTAAAAGTTCCTCTTAACTTCAATGAAACTCCACATGTAGCCGTTGTTCGGGCCATCGAAACAACGGAAAACCCAACTTTTGAAATAACAGGCACAAATGATCACGGAATCGCTAAATTAAACAAGATTTTTCAATGGGAAACAGACTTAAACGAAATTTATTGTCATTTTCAACATACAACGTTAAAATCAATATTCCAAGCACACTATGGTACGGCACTTGTCTTAGAATTTAGTCCCTATCGATGCTTACTAAAGTGCATTATTCATCAACAATTGAATACTTCTTTTGCCCACACATTGACAGAGCGCTTTGTAAAAAAATATGGCTATGAGATTGATAATGTATGGTTTTACCCATCACCCGATCAAGTAGCAAATCTAACAGTAGACGAGCTTCGAGAGTTGCAATTTAGTGGACGAAAGGCAGAATATGTCATTGGAATTGGTGAAAAAGTATCAGAAGGGGAACTTGATTTTGATACAATGGAAAATCAATCAGAACAAGATATATATAATGAATTAATCAAAATCCGAGGTGTGGGTCCATGGACTGTTCAAAACTTCCTGATGTTTGGTTTAGGACGTCCAAATTTATTCCCAATGGCTGATATTGGGATTCAAAACGCATTGAAGAGACATTTTGAACTAGACGAAAAACCGAGTAAAGCAGACATGGAAGAATACAAAAAGGATTGGGAACCTTATTTAAGTTATGCTTCCCTTTATTTATGGAGAAGTATTGAAAAGGAGTAA
- the rlmD gene encoding 23S rRNA (uracil(1939)-C(5))-methyltransferase RlmD: MQKEQITKVQQGQTFPLTIKRLGINGEGVGYFKKQVVFVPGALPGEEVVVEATKVQPKYAEARIKKIRKKSEYRIEPQCPVYQECGGCQLQHLSYDGQLKEKRDIVIQSFERHTKLPTEQLDIRETIGMEDPWNYRNKSQFQVGQKDGKILAGLYGMNSHHLINIDQCMVQHPKTNKAVGTVKKILQKLQIPIYNEKTRKGIVRTIVARVGVGTGELQIVLITAKRELPKKEQLVEEVRKRLPEVKSIMQNINGQKTSLIFGEETVHLAGKDFIQETLGDLSFELSARTFFQLNPEQTVKLYNEVKKAANLTGKEKVVDAYCGVGTIGLWVADQAVEVRGMDVIKESIQDAKKNANRHGIKHAKYVIGKAEVVLPKWAKEGWVPDVVIVDPPRTGMDEQLLNTLLKVKPKKIVYVSCNPSTLAKDISVLSKKYKVEYIQPLDMFPQTSNVEVVTKLELKV; the protein is encoded by the coding sequence ATGCAAAAAGAACAAATAACGAAAGTGCAGCAGGGACAAACCTTTCCATTAACAATAAAAAGATTGGGGATTAATGGAGAAGGGGTCGGTTATTTTAAAAAACAAGTCGTTTTTGTCCCAGGAGCATTACCAGGTGAAGAAGTGGTTGTGGAGGCAACAAAGGTTCAGCCTAAATATGCGGAGGCACGGATCAAAAAAATACGTAAGAAATCAGAATATCGTATTGAGCCACAGTGTCCGGTATATCAGGAGTGTGGGGGCTGCCAGCTTCAGCACCTTAGCTATGATGGACAGCTAAAAGAAAAACGTGATATTGTCATTCAATCATTTGAACGTCATACGAAACTGCCAACCGAACAGTTAGACATTCGGGAAACAATTGGAATGGAAGACCCATGGAATTATCGTAATAAAAGCCAGTTTCAAGTCGGACAGAAGGACGGAAAAATATTAGCTGGCCTTTACGGCATGAACTCGCATCATTTAATTAACATTGACCAATGTATGGTTCAACATCCGAAAACAAATAAAGCAGTGGGAACGGTCAAGAAAATACTACAAAAGCTTCAAATCCCAATTTATAATGAAAAAACAAGAAAAGGGATTGTTCGCACGATTGTTGCAAGGGTTGGAGTTGGAACAGGTGAGCTGCAAATTGTCTTAATTACAGCAAAAAGGGAATTGCCGAAAAAAGAGCAGCTAGTGGAAGAAGTCAGGAAAAGATTGCCTGAAGTAAAGTCCATTATGCAGAATATAAACGGTCAAAAAACTTCACTTATTTTTGGTGAAGAAACGGTTCATTTAGCTGGGAAAGACTTTATCCAGGAAACATTGGGAGACTTAAGTTTTGAGCTTTCGGCAAGAACCTTTTTTCAACTAAATCCGGAGCAAACCGTCAAGCTATATAATGAGGTAAAAAAGGCAGCAAACCTTACAGGGAAGGAAAAAGTCGTTGATGCATACTGTGGTGTCGGAACGATTGGGCTCTGGGTTGCAGACCAGGCAGTTGAAGTGCGCGGCATGGATGTGATTAAGGAATCGATCCAAGATGCGAAGAAAAATGCCAATCGCCATGGAATTAAACATGCCAAATATGTTATCGGCAAAGCGGAGGTGGTTTTACCAAAATGGGCAAAGGAAGGCTGGGTGCCTGATGTTGTCATTGTAGATCCACCAAGAACCGGAATGGACGAGCAGCTTTTGAATACACTTTTAAAAGTAAAACCGAAAAAAATCGTTTATGTATCATGTAATCCGTCCACATTGGCAAAGGATATTAGCGTGTTGTCGAAAAAGTATAAAGTGGAGTATATTCAACCTCTTGATATGTTTCCGCAAACCTCCAATGTAGAAGTAGTTACGAAGTTGGAGCTTAAAGTGTAA
- a CDS encoding DUF421 domain-containing protein: protein MSEWFDIFIRSIIFIVVLMVMTRLLGKKQISEISFFEYVSGITIGSIAGEVIMGLERNIGHGILAIVIFALITLFVDYFALKSPQFRNLIEGKATVIIKDGKVMEENLKKEKYSIPEVESLLRQKNVFNLADVEFAFLEPKGDISVLLKKENRPLTPKDIHLKTASEKVPQTVIMDGVIINDAMAAAGKDRNWLNTELDKLEVSLDNVFIGQVDSYGELTVDLYDDQIKVPSVQSRPLLMAMIKKCQADLELFALKAQSNEAKNMCDHHAKKLAELEKQLSPFLNGS from the coding sequence ATGTCTGAGTGGTTCGATATTTTTATACGGTCAATTATTTTTATTGTTGTGTTAATGGTAATGACCAGATTACTCGGCAAAAAACAAATATCAGAAATTAGCTTTTTTGAATATGTGTCTGGTATTACTATTGGTAGTATTGCTGGTGAGGTCATCATGGGTTTAGAAAGGAATATTGGTCACGGAATCCTTGCCATTGTTATTTTTGCGCTTATTACTCTATTTGTTGACTATTTTGCATTAAAAAGCCCACAGTTTAGAAATTTAATTGAAGGAAAGGCAACTGTTATCATTAAAGATGGAAAGGTCATGGAGGAGAATTTAAAAAAAGAAAAATACTCCATACCAGAGGTGGAATCCCTTCTCCGGCAGAAAAATGTTTTTAATCTAGCGGACGTAGAGTTTGCCTTTCTTGAACCAAAGGGAGATATAAGTGTTCTATTAAAAAAAGAAAATAGACCACTGACCCCGAAAGATATCCATTTAAAGACAGCGAGTGAAAAAGTACCGCAAACAGTTATCATGGACGGGGTGATCATTAATGATGCCATGGCAGCAGCTGGGAAGGACCGAAATTGGCTTAATACCGAATTAGATAAACTTGAGGTATCATTAGATAATGTTTTCATAGGACAAGTAGATTCATACGGGGAATTAACGGTTGACTTGTATGATGATCAAATAAAAGTCCCATCCGTTCAAAGTCGACCATTATTAATGGCTATGATTAAAAAATGCCAAGCTGATTTAGAGCTGTTCGCTCTAAAGGCCCAATCGAATGAAGCTAAAAATATGTGTGATCACCATGCAAAAAAATTGGCTGAACTCGAGAAACAACTTTCTCCATTTTTGAATGGATCGTAA
- a CDS encoding DUF1657 domain-containing protein produces the protein MTNPLNVKQCIATLNGIQAQLSTLAIQFQDEVAQKAFHESMLTVEEIQKDLYKWLVEIQKEKP, from the coding sequence ATGACTAATCCTTTAAATGTAAAACAATGTATTGCTACACTCAATGGGATTCAAGCCCAATTATCTACACTAGCTATACAATTCCAAGACGAGGTGGCGCAAAAAGCCTTTCATGAATCAATGTTAACAGTAGAAGAAATCCAGAAAGATCTTTACAAGTGGCTAGTTGAGATCCAAAAGGAAAAACCATAA
- a CDS encoding CBO0543 family protein — MRSQKGDKTFLLIITLIGILLLPFAIVKRSFKDWIIVYLVSVLGNSLADHYLVTRGYLKYKIRPMPKIFSIHLPFDLVHYPLALLYYNQWTLNSNLKGILLKLFPFIIPQIIFETMAAKKTNLIHWRRGWSWYHSFFAMAGKFLICRSIIAIIRIINNKAVTTRDL; from the coding sequence ATGCGTAGTCAAAAAGGGGATAAAACATTTTTATTGATAATTACTTTAATCGGAATTCTTTTGTTACCCTTTGCCATAGTTAAGCGTTCCTTTAAAGACTGGATCATTGTCTATTTAGTTAGCGTACTTGGTAACTCATTGGCTGATCATTATCTTGTTACTAGAGGATATTTGAAGTACAAAATCAGACCTATGCCGAAAATTTTTTCAATCCATCTGCCCTTTGATTTAGTTCATTATCCGTTAGCGCTGCTCTACTATAATCAATGGACTTTAAATAGTAATTTAAAAGGAATTTTATTAAAATTATTTCCATTTATTATTCCCCAAATCATTTTTGAAACAATGGCTGCCAAAAAAACAAATCTAATACACTGGCGAAGGGGTTGGTCATGGTATCATTCTTTTTTTGCTATGGCGGGTAAATTTTTAATTTGTCGGTCAATCATAGCTATTATTCGTATAATCAATAACAAAGCAGTAACAACAAGGGATTTATAA
- the glsA gene encoding glutaminase A — MFCKSNEELDTLVNDARKVASLGKVADYIPELGKANGNDLSIAIHYPDGNCISAGDVERKITLQSVSKVISLALVLMDRGYQYVFDRVGMEPTGDPFNSIARLERANVAKPLNPMINAGALVVTHMIKGNNVEERFQRLLNFIHDIADNRKIGYSTNVAQSEFETAYLNRSLGYFLKQHGLINEDIEQLLGLYTRQCAIEMNCLDLARIGLVLAMDGVDPSSGKVIIPVDVARICKTFMVTCGMYDASGEFAIKIGIPAKSGVSGGIMGAVPGKFGIGIFGPALDEKGNSIAGIKLLELLSKKYRLSMF; from the coding sequence ATGTTTTGTAAATCAAATGAGGAGTTGGATACTCTCGTAAATGATGCAAGGAAAGTGGCTTCGCTCGGTAAGGTAGCAGATTATATCCCTGAACTCGGCAAGGCAAATGGCAATGATTTATCTATTGCCATTCATTATCCTGATGGTAACTGCATTTCTGCAGGAGATGTCGAACGTAAAATTACTTTGCAAAGTGTTTCAAAGGTCATAAGTTTGGCTTTAGTACTAATGGATAGAGGTTACCAATATGTATTTGATCGTGTTGGAATGGAGCCCACAGGCGATCCCTTTAATTCAATTGCCAGATTGGAAAGGGCAAATGTGGCCAAGCCCTTAAATCCGATGATTAATGCTGGAGCCTTGGTGGTGACCCATATGATTAAGGGAAATAACGTAGAAGAAAGGTTTCAGCGCCTGCTAAATTTTATTCATGACATCGCTGATAACCGTAAGATTGGATACAGTACAAATGTAGCCCAATCTGAATTCGAAACGGCTTATTTGAACAGGTCTTTAGGATATTTTTTAAAACAACATGGACTAATTAATGAGGATATCGAACAATTACTCGGCCTTTATACTAGGCAGTGCGCGATTGAAATGAACTGCCTAGATTTAGCTAGAATTGGATTAGTACTTGCGATGGACGGAGTCGATCCCTCAAGTGGCAAGGTTATAATACCCGTAGATGTTGCCAGGATTTGTAAAACATTTATGGTTACATGTGGCATGTATGATGCATCTGGGGAGTTTGCCATAAAAATTGGGATTCCAGCAAAAAGCGGAGTATCGGGAGGTATTATGGGAGCAGTGCCAGGAAAATTTGGGATAGGCATATTTGGACCCGCTCTAGATGAAAAAGGAAACAGCATTGCAGGAATTAAATTATTGGAACTACTATCCAAAAAGTATCGTTTAAGCATGTTTTAG
- a CDS encoding MFS transporter, which produces MENSIVKKKSLYNYVLIIGIIFVAFNLRPAITSIGPVVGLIQEDMGLAHWSVSLLTSLPLIAFAVISPITPKMATWLSNERTLLVGLILILIGIVIRTATSIYILFFGTFLIGSGIAICNVLLPVVIKDKFPLKFGLMTSVYSTAMGLMASVASGVTVPLISGMNVGWQTALLVWGIPAILAVLLWGYLSKNNKKQSFEVKRIPPVTNIWRSLLAWQIALFMGCQSLLFYVTITWLPEILRNLGASLATAGWLLSFTQLIGLPIGFIVPVLASRFREQKGLAIILGLSSVSGFSGLLLFGTNDFLMMVSIVLIGIGLGGTFPLGLAFLGLRSQNARQAAQLSGMAQSIGYILAAVGPILIGSIYDFTQTWTVPLITLVIVGFIIILFGVGAGRNRFV; this is translated from the coding sequence GTGGAAAACTCAATAGTGAAGAAAAAATCTCTATATAATTATGTGCTTATTATTGGAATTATTTTTGTGGCATTTAATTTAAGGCCTGCAATTACCTCAATTGGTCCGGTCGTTGGGCTTATTCAAGAAGATATGGGTTTAGCACATTGGAGTGTGAGTTTGTTAACGAGTTTGCCGCTGATCGCCTTTGCGGTCATTTCTCCGATAACTCCTAAAATGGCCACATGGTTATCAAATGAGAGAACTTTATTAGTTGGATTGATCTTAATTCTAATTGGGATTGTGATTCGCACGGCTACATCCATTTATATCCTTTTCTTTGGGACATTTTTAATCGGAAGTGGCATTGCAATTTGTAATGTTTTATTACCTGTTGTTATTAAAGACAAATTTCCCTTGAAATTCGGATTAATGACAAGTGTATACTCGACAGCAATGGGTTTAATGGCATCAGTTGCCTCAGGGGTAACGGTTCCCTTAATTAGCGGAATGAACGTTGGCTGGCAAACAGCACTGCTCGTTTGGGGAATTCCTGCGATCTTAGCTGTTTTACTTTGGGGTTATTTATCGAAAAATAACAAGAAGCAGTCCTTTGAAGTTAAGAGAATTCCACCAGTGACGAACATTTGGCGCTCACTCCTTGCTTGGCAAATCGCTCTTTTTATGGGATGTCAGTCGTTATTATTTTATGTCACGATTACATGGCTTCCAGAAATCTTGCGAAATCTTGGGGCTAGCTTAGCAACTGCTGGGTGGCTGCTATCTTTTACACAGCTAATAGGATTGCCGATCGGATTTATCGTACCTGTTCTTGCTAGCCGCTTTCGAGAGCAAAAAGGACTTGCGATTATTTTAGGCCTCTCAAGTGTTTCTGGTTTTAGTGGTTTATTGTTATTTGGGACTAATGATTTTCTAATGATGGTTAGTATCGTTTTAATTGGTATAGGCTTAGGTGGAACATTCCCGCTAGGATTGGCTTTTTTAGGATTACGAAGTCAAAATGCAAGGCAAGCAGCTCAATTATCAGGAATGGCCCAATCTATAGGGTATATTTTAGCGGCAGTTGGTCCGATTTTAATTGGATCAATATATGATTTTACTCAAACATGGACAGTCCCACTGATTACATTAGTCATTGTCGGTTTTATAATCATTTTATTTGGGGTTGGAGCTGGACGAAATCGTTTTGTATAG
- the flaG gene encoding flagellar protein FlaG produces the protein MIERIHNQNFNHLAKVTEVEKVTRSKKVEEVLTKPDQPTPQEAAKFDKEKIQEVVKGINDFLSPINTSIKFVLHEKLNDYYIKVIDEKTNEVIKEIPSKKLLDMYANMMDYVGLLVDKKI, from the coding sequence ATGATCGAAAGAATTCATAATCAAAATTTTAATCATTTGGCAAAAGTAACAGAAGTAGAGAAAGTAACCCGGTCGAAAAAGGTGGAGGAAGTATTAACTAAGCCTGACCAGCCAACTCCCCAAGAAGCCGCTAAATTTGATAAGGAAAAAATACAAGAAGTTGTTAAAGGGATCAATGACTTTTTATCTCCTATTAATACTTCAATTAAATTTGTTTTGCATGAAAAATTAAATGATTATTACATAAAGGTCATAGACGAAAAAACGAATGAGGTTATTAAAGAAATCCCTTCCAAAAAGCTATTGGATATGTATGCAAATATGATGGATTATGTTGGGTTGCTTGTAGATAAAAAGATTTAA
- the raiA gene encoding ribosome-associated translation inhibitor RaiA, with amino-acid sequence MNYNIRGENIEVTPAIREYVEKKISKLARYFTETPNASVNVNLKVYNDKKAKVEVTIPIPQLVLRAEETHNDMYAAIDLITDKLERQIRKYKTKVNRKAREKGRISELFVNNVPEHPEDPVVEEETDLEVVRQKSFDLKPMDSEEAILQMNMLGHNFYVYTNAETNRTNVVYKRKDGRYGLIETQ; translated from the coding sequence ATGAACTACAACATTCGTGGTGAAAACATTGAGGTAACTCCAGCAATTAGAGAGTATGTTGAGAAAAAGATCAGCAAGTTAGCGCGATACTTCACAGAAACTCCAAATGCTAGTGTTAATGTCAATTTAAAAGTTTACAACGATAAAAAAGCGAAAGTTGAAGTAACAATTCCAATACCGCAATTAGTTTTACGTGCTGAGGAAACTCACAATGATATGTATGCAGCAATCGATTTGATTACAGATAAATTAGAACGTCAAATCCGTAAGTACAAAACAAAAGTAAACCGCAAAGCTCGCGAAAAAGGTAGAATCAGTGAACTATTTGTAAATAATGTTCCTGAACATCCAGAGGATCCGGTTGTGGAAGAAGAAACGGATTTAGAAGTTGTCCGTCAAAAAAGCTTTGATTTAAAGCCGATGGACAGTGAAGAAGCGATCCTACAAATGAATATGTTAGGTCACAATTTCTACGTATATACTAACGCTGAAACGAACCGTACAAATGTAGTTTACAAACGTAAAGATGGACGTTACGGTCTAATTGAAACACAGTAA